Below is a window of Musa acuminata AAA Group cultivar baxijiao chromosome BXJ3-11, Cavendish_Baxijiao_AAA, whole genome shotgun sequence DNA.
ACTAATCATTCCTATAGGACTTAAGTAAAGTCGATGTTGGCCGAACGAGAGTAGCGTCTCGAGAGTTCCATACATGCCATGCCCACATActaattttatatcaataaaatattttcaaataaTGTATTCTTTTTATTATACAAATAAAATGCATGTATGTGTAGAATGGTTTTAGTGACACTCTACAGAACACGTAGTCCCAGTGAATCAGTAGGATCCACGTTTGGTCCCATTTGGTAACTATGATGCAGGTGAGTTGAACCAGAGTCATTTTAGGGGGGCCCCAATCTCCTCAAGATTTGGTGATGCCGCTCCTATCAATTTTGTAATGCAACATTCGATTTAAGCCGCAGCAGAACCCAACTAAAACAACCAACAACGACGACGGTTTAATTCCCTcactatatatattcatataccaTACACACTAAATTAAGCCACCAGATGACATGATATCGTTGTCGGTGTTCGATTTTGGGAGGGTTTTGGACAAAGCAAAACGAGTGTGGAGGGTTTTGGACAACGGAAGCCGAGGCATGGATGCGATCGCCGAGAGGAGGAGAGAGTAGGGCGGGGGATTGTACGAGTAAGGAAAGGAGGCGACCAGATGAGCAATTCGGGCGTCTGATATACCTACCTTCTCGCATTTTTCTTCTTCGAATGGCGACGCGCAATCCTTTCCCGGACGGGAAAACCGTGTTTTTGACGATCTATGCTGCGGTTGTTGCCAGCGTCGTATTTTCTGCTCTTGTCATTCTCTCCTCCTTCTACACCTCACCCGCTGCCGGCGTCGGCGACGGAGTAACGTCGCTCTTCTCGTTGTCTTCTCCTCCCTcaacatctcctcctcctccatcgccgATAGGTAATGGTCAaatacttcttctttttcttcttcaatcAGCGCGTTCTTGTTTTTTCGATGCTGTCTTTATGTGTGTATCTTTGTTACGCAATATAAGGATAGTCTTGATTCTGCTCAtagcttttcttctttttatggtTCATTGCTCCTCGATTCCCAAGTGCGCAGATCTGTTTTGTCCCTCTTCGTATCATGCTTTGAGCACCAATTTGTTCGTCTCTCGGTCTAAGTTTTGTGATATGACGGCTTCGGAATGTTACTAAAGAGTCTCTTCAACATGCTGAATTggcaaagaagaaaataaatatatgGTCTAGTAAATGCATCAAAAATCACAAAAACTTTGCCTTCTCTACTGGCTACAAGTCGAGTTCCAACTGAAGATGAAAGTCTGTAGGGCACGTAATATGTTAGGAAACGGTCGTTTAGTTGCTTCTACCTTTTCTGTAACAAATACTGTTGAAATACAAGCATAGATTTCTGCGAACTTGATTGACTGCGTGCTCAATAAGAAATCACTTCCCCTGAAATGTCCCTGTTGTTGCTAAGCATCACTCTAAAGAGTGAATGTTCTACAGTTGCCAATTTTTTGCTTATTCAATGGGTTTCAGATGCTCTTATGATCAAGATATGTTGTTAATTTACAATGAAAAGCACTTGATTAAATTAgtacaaaattaataatttctgCTACCTCTACTTTGATTGTCACCATTCTATTGAAGCTGTTTTGTTGTCAAAAGAAAGGCTGAAGAGGAGCTATGCTGTAATTAGATGTTAGGCTCTTATTAGATTTGTTGTAGCATACTAATTTTGAATTCTTATGCCTTTTCAGTAGCAATCTGAGTAAACcaaagaaagtttttttttttgacagtaACTAGAACACCTAAGCTGCAAAGAGAGCCTTCAGACATGTTCACAAGAGCGATATGGGATGTGCCTATTGATAGGAGAATGCCTGATCCGAAGTCATTTCAGCTAACCAAGGAGATGGTGAAGCACCgtgcaaaagataatatcatcattgTGACATTTGGGAACCATGCATTCCTGGACTTTATATTGAATTGGGTCAAACACCTAacggatcttaatatttttaacattCTTGTTGGTAAGTTAGCCACCTCTTAAGCAACGTTAGATTCATATGTACAAAAAGTTCACATAACACTTATCTGAGTTCTCTTTTCGGATATAGGTGCTATGGATACCAGATTATTGGAGGCTTTGTATTGGAAAGGCATTCCTGTTTTTGACATGGGCAGCAAAATGGTAACAGTAGATGTTGGCTGGGGATCGGCCAAATTTCACAAAATGGGAAGGGAAAAAGTATTGTTGATAAATGCTCTCCTACTGTTTGGTTATGAGTTGCTAATGTGTGATACAGATATGGTTTGGTTAAAGGTATACACCAGTTTCAATTCTGTTATTTTTGATCTGATAGTCCATAGGTGTAGAATGTCACAACATTATAACCTTTCTTGGATCTCATCAATAGTTCATGTTTTACTTATTCTGGATAtgctaaaatttagatcttgatgTCTGTCTTTGTTAGCTGAACTTATAGATGTTCTCTTGTACCTTTTTGTATTTATCACCTAGTGCACCTGATAACAGTTTGATCATTATAACCTTGTGTAACCTGATATAAGCAAATGTTCCTGCACATGTCAAGTTTTATACCTTGGAGGCTGTATACATGTTCTGGGGATTAGACCATATATAAGGCCTGCATGTTTAATCTATGCTTATCTTTTCTATATTACagaccatttttttttttatggattgTTACTGGAGAAATGATTTAAATATGCTTGCCATTTCCAAATTTATGGTACCTAATTTTGGAAACTCGAAATTTTCACCATGCTACAAGAACTTAGCGTCACCCAGGCCAATTGTGACTATTTTATGATATCAACATAATTAAAATTGACAAAGAAATAACTTGAAATGTGATATGGAACATGTTTGATAGAAACTTCAAATTGCCATGTTTATGTACAATTCCTTTTAGGATAACCAAGATGGTTTAGACCAATCTTGATATAGCAAAAACTTTAGGATATCATGCCTTGTAATCTTCAACTGAGTGAAAAGAAGTGACGGAGTAAGGATATGGATGAACATATGAATGTAGAAAATACTATGGAATGTGCACCTTGTCTACGTCACAAAAGCTTCTTGTAGCTTGGTAGGTCTCCTCGGAATGCACACTTTAATAAGTGTTCTTAATAATGTAAATTGTAGTTTTGGATTAAAAATAATTAGTGCAATGCATCGGTTCTAGTTTGGAATGTTGGATTCCTCTTGACGATGCAAGATGATTTCAAATGGAATTACATGTCAGTATCAGGCAAAACTGGCTTTCCAAAGCCCAAGCTATATCTTTTGCTCAATTCTTGCTCTTGTATGTAATGCAGTTAGAATAAGAATGAAATTCTCTCAATTTTTATCAAGCTTTGCCAGAGTTAAATATTTCCTGGGACTTACCAGGATATAAGCAAATTTCTTTTGTTGATTTGCTTGGCCCAAGCAGTTCTTGAATTATATCTATTAAATTGGATAGTTCACTCAAAGCATTCTTTACTGTTTATTCTCGTCTCATATTATAAATGATTTAGTATGTGTTTTTGTTTGGAACAGAATCCACTTCCATATTTTGCTCGTTTTCCTGAGGCAGATTTGTTAACATCAACCGATCATCTTAGACCAACAACAACTGATGACAGTTTGGAAGTCTGGCATAATGGTATTTTCTACTAATGTCAATGAATCTTGGTAATAAGTAATAACCACACTAGCTGGTACAGATATATTAAacattcttgaattttttttaatatgccaAGTTGTACTGATATAATAAGATTGTGGTATAGGTACCGTTACTTGTATTAGTATCTAAAATGTTGGACCTTATCACATACAAAATTTTTGACCCAGAATCTTATTTCCTGTAGCAAATATAACCTAAAAAAATTACTCAGTAGGTGCTATATAGTTGAGTGAATCTTAGTATTATCTAATATATCATCTGAGTTACTTTTTTAGTTGTTAGTGATAAAGTTTATTCAAAGATATCAAACAATGTTGCTGATGTCAGGTTCTATGAAGGAGCCTATAAACTAGACTGTAGAAAACTTAGTGTTTAAGTTTGCATATGTCCACATGGCTGACACATGTTGTAGTGAAATGACACTTGTTTTGGTGCCATGCAAAGTGCAAGCGAAAACATAGTAAGGCTAATACAGAGCATCTGCACTTTCGTTTCTTTCCTTAACCCTTTCTTAAGGTTCTTTAAAGTTTTCTTTCATCAAAATTTGACTTTGATAGTTCGAGGATCATTAACTATTATTTTTCCCTTCTATTGTTTGTAGTAACTACTGCCTACAATATTGGAATGTTTCACTGGCGTCCCACTGATTCTGCGAAGAGGCTAGCTAAGGAGTGGAAAGATTTACTTCTTGGTGATGAAGAGAAATGGGACCAGGCTGTCTTTAATGATCTTGTCCGCCATGTTTTAGGACCATCACTTAAAGGAGAAAGTGGACTTTTTTATGCTTATGATGGGACTCTTAAGGTCGGCCTTTTGCCAGCAAGCATATTTTGCAGTGGGCATACATACTTTATCCAGGTAGTTCTTTTCGATTGTCTTTGTAGCTGTTAATTCATTTGCTCATCCAACTATGGTTATTGTAAAGTTTGCGGTATGTTATTCTATGTTTTTAACCATATAATATAAATCCTAAGCAACAATTCTTTTTCTTCTAATTATTCTTGGAGCTGTTATCCTGATAAATGGAGAAAAAGTTTTTAGTACCAATTTATAAAAACAAGGGTGATATataaaattgttcaaattataaaGGAGTTCAAATCATGAGCAATATTATGAAACTTTGGAAAAGAGTTATTGAAAGTAGGATATGGTTTGAAACAAATATCTCTGAAAATCAATTTTGTTTTATACTTGAAAGATCAATCatagaagttatttatttattaagataattaatgaaaaaatatagggagaaaaaaaaagatttgcacATGAATTTTATTGACTCAGAGAAAACCTATGACAGGGTTTCTAAagataattatattgatgttattaaagatatatatgataatatagtTATTAGTGTCAAAACTATAGGAAGAgtgtctagtgagtttcctattagtaTAGGATTACTTCAAGGATCTGGTTCAAGTCTTTattttttcacattgataatcgAAGAATTGACTAGTCGTCTATCTGATAGACCTCCATGATATATATTATttgctgatgatattatcttaattGATGAGAGcttaagtgaaattaattataagctTGAGTTGTGGAGGCAAACTTTAGAATATAAAGGTTTTAGATTATTTAGGACCaaaactgaatatataaaatataattttagtgtttTGAGAAATAGATAatagaatataattaaattggatGGACTAGAATTCCCTCTAAGCAAAATCTTTAGGTATCTTAGATCAATTATTTAATAAGATGGatagattgatgaagatattatttataaaggAAAAACAGGATGACTAAAATGGTGAGGGACATCAGGAGTCTTATGTGATTATCGGATACCTTaccattaaaagaaaaattttctaAGATAGTTGTGAGACCCACAATGCTTTATAGATATgagtattgttgggaaatcttgggggcgacatcacatgcgcagcggaataacaagaaaacaaaatcccctattcctaaagagatgttcgttgtcgtgcgaagattggtacgtaaaatccgtgaaacttaaaactgcgtatagagtagattgtgttacctagggagatcgtatatccctgtttccttgcagatctttaggagagggtgaaggaggtcaagcgtcctcttctctagcggtgatccacacagcagggctgtgactacgctcctcaaaactccaagcctgctctaaggtggagagggggaggagaataggagaggcaagcaaaggctctagcttatgaggctcttaatccctcctatttatagaagacccctgtcaaaacctaatggatcctcccctagtgggtattcgatatgcatccaattacctaagccttttagattagtggatctctatccaataatctctcatgggctcttattggatctcgtccatgggatctaataattcaggggcttattggatatccaataagacaagggctccggcggatatctcatatccgaacctctactcatcgcaatgcctaccatatgtgtgtgaccctctaggcccaatatcgagctagccatgagtcatacctgtcagaactccttttaacttagtgaattattatccctgtaataattcactcgactcatcgattacggacgtactaggccactatgccatagtccccagacgatacaggggaatccaatccattggacctgtctatcctcagttaccgtgtacatatagtccctcatccatctaatatcccagagaccgtatatcgagcatggtgttgtcagacctatacggtttctactcgagtctcgctctaatcggattctcccggagaactctttttctctcaaccctaatgaccttggccagggatttgtttgagcaagaacacatgggatattcctctcatgacgccgagagtggatgatcctctatcgacactcaatagccctcgtaaggtcgactaccactcccaatgaccaactgtactagatctgggacatccaaacctataagtctggtatcaaagagtggagcactcatacaggacattcttagtgtctcaagtctaaggaccagatacaccactaggactacgaaattgttgtctaacaataaggcatcatcaaccatccaacattccgtaagcggatcaatcagtgaactcattctccaatgagcacctgtactgtatccctagtgtccccacacgagcagttatgagatcagctacatccatcatatagacgggtatatagcacaccagtttgtccggttatcacgatgtccctctcgagtaacctatgaccgggattatttaggatatgtgtttaaaggtgaatagatctcattattgtgatctcatcacgatccgattcccattgcacggatccaaggacatcacaatatatacattgcacggatccaaggacatcacaatatatacatgcatatatgcaataatcaatataaggtgataaatgtcaaaatataataagtaaaaagattccgtatcaaatcacacgtgccatcactcacgtgattggcttgctagacacctataactagcaagtaTTAGGCAGTcaagaatgttgagatggatgtgtggagttactagaaaatatagaaaaaaatatttttattcgtgaataaCTATGTATTAAAAATGTTTGTCAAAGGATAAGATGAAAGAAAATCCTTTAAAATGATGTGAGCATATACTTAATAGACGTTTGGATATGGTTGTCAaaagagataaaataattaatattagtggtgcaaggatttttatatataaatttttacagacctcaatgacaacaaaagattcatgtagctgaccccaaatagttgggacttacagctttattgttattgttgttcttGGAGCTGTTAGTTTATTGTTGCTCATCTAACTATGGTTATTGTATAGTTTGTTGTATGGTATTCTCTCTCTTTAAACCAAATAAATGTGAATGACCATACAACAATTCTTTTAAATGAACTGGCAGGCAATGCCCCAGCAACTCAAACTGGAACCATATGCTGTGCATACTACCTTCCAGTTTTCAGGTTCTGATGGAAAGCGCCATAGGTTACGTGAGGCTATGCTTTTCTATGACCAACCTGCATATTACGATACACCAGGTATTCTTTCTTCTCAT
It encodes the following:
- the LOC103970917 gene encoding arabinosyltransferase XEG113-like; translated protein: MRSPRGGESRAGDCTSKERRRPDEQFGRLIYLPSRIFLLRMATRNPFPDGKTVFLTIYAAVVASVVFSALVILSSFYTSPAAGVGDGVTSLFSLSSPPSTSPPPPSPIVTRTPKLQREPSDMFTRAIWDVPIDRRMPDPKSFQLTKEMVKHRAKDNIIIVTFGNHAFLDFILNWVKHLTDLNIFNILVGAMDTRLLEALYWKGIPVFDMGSKMVTVDVGWGSAKFHKMGREKVLLINALLLFGYELLMCDTDMVWLKNPLPYFARFPEADLLTSTDHLRPTTTDDSLEVWHNVTTAYNIGMFHWRPTDSAKRLAKEWKDLLLGDEEKWDQAVFNDLVRHVLGPSLKGESGLFYAYDGTLKVGLLPASIFCSGHTYFIQAMPQQLKLEPYAVHTTFQFSGSDGKRHRLREAMLFYDQPAYYDTPGGFLSFKPGIPKSLLLDGPHTVQSHFSLVNYQLRQIRTALAVASLLNRTLVMPRLWCRFERLWSGHLGILKGTLTTQPFVCPMDHLFEIHTMVRGLSEEEFGPQIHFREYSFLQNPSVPKHVKESLLNVQLYDAHSKGCNISNETTSRGFIQFPRNSTEQMYMQVFSQYKDIKVLHFLSMANAFLGFSDEAREATFRNRVKRYVGTWCCVRNQSPGHIYYDMYWDEKPGWKPEPSQTIDDDHPF